The following is a genomic window from Funiculus sociatus GB2-C1.
TTCTCTGGATGGGGTAGTTTTCGCTGCCCTCCTGCTCAAAAATAACTTTGAGGGGACGCGATATCTAAGAAAATTCGGTAGTCCTGCATAGTAATGCTAATGAACTATAATTTTAATTATTCAACCTACCGTAATTTTTAGCTTATGCAATGCCCCAAGTGCGACTCTCAATACGTTGTAAAAAATGGTCATACTCACACTGGTAAACAAAATTTTAAATGTCGAGATTGTGGCAGACAATTTG
Proteins encoded in this region:
- a CDS encoding IS1 family transposase, whose amino-acid sequence is MQCPKCDSQYVVKNGHTHTGKQNFKCRDCGRQF